The DNA window GGGCATTCTGACCGACGTAGCGCTCGATCCCTACACTACGCACGGGCAGGACGGGGTGATCGATGAACAGGGCTACGTAATTAACGACGTGACCAAAGACATTCTGGTGCGTCAGGCGCTGTCCCATGCCGAAGCGGGCGCGGAAATCGTGGCGCCGAGCGACATGATGGACGGCCGCATCGGGGCGATCCGCGATCGTCTGGAGCTGCAGGGCCTGGTGAACACTCAGATCATGGCCTACTCCGCCAAGTACGCTTCCTGTTACTACGGCCCGTTCCGCGATGCGCTGGGCTCCAGCGGCAATCTGAAGGGCGGCAACAAGAAGACCTATCAGATGGATCCGGCCAACAGCGACGAAGCGCTGCAGGAGATTGCACAGGATCTGCAGGAAGGTGCGGACATGGTGATGGTGAAGCCGGGCATGCCGTACCTGGACGTGGTGCGCCGCGTGAAGGATACCTTCGGCGTGCCGACCTTCGCTTATCAGGTGTCCGGAGAGTACGCCATGCACATGGCGGCGATTCAGAACGGCTGGCTGCAGGAGCAGCCAGCGGTGATGGAGTCGTTGATGTGCTTCAAACGCGCCGGTGCCGACGGTGTGCTGACTTACTTCGCCAAGCGTGTCGCCCAGTGGCTGCATGAAGAAGCGCTGCGCCGCTAAGCGCGAAACCGTAAAAAAGGCGCCTGAGGGCGCCTTTTTACATTACATTTTCTGGAATTGCCGATTGTCGATGCTTTGACTGACCTGTTTGTTGATCAGGTTCAGCAGCAGCATGGAGCGCGCCTCGCCGTCCGGCTCGGTGTAGATCGCCTGCAATCCTTCGAACACGCCGTCGACGATCAGGACGGTATCCCCAGGCTGTGGGGTTTCCGGATCGACATAGGCTTCGCTGGCGTGGGTGCGCAGCTCATCGATCACCTTGCTCGGGATGACGCTCGGCAGCGCGCCGAAACGCACGAAGTGGCTGACGCCGCGGGTGGCGCTGATGGTGGTGGTGTGAATGCGCTCCGGGTCGAACTCCACAAACAGATAGTTGGGAAACAGGGGTTCGCTGACCGCAATGCGTTTGCCACGCACGATTTTTTCCAGCGTGATGATCGGGCTGAGGCAGTTTACCTGCTGCCGTTCCAGATGTTCCTGCGCTCGCAACAGCTGACCGCGTTTGCAATAAAGTAGATACCAGGATTCCATAATTTCACATGCCTTTCTGCCAGCCGGTAAGCATATCAAAAGCTATTCCGGATACATAGTGATGCAAGTTTCAGCATGTAACATCGCCTATCTCTATGAATCTATGGCTATTAGCGAAGGGTCACACACTTGTCGATACGGTGCTGGTATAACAGAGGACTGAAAAATTTGTTACCGTCACAGTATGGCAAGGCGTTGCGCCACCGGCTGTGACGCTATTCATCGTTTTTGACCGAGGGGGAGAGAAATGGAGCTGTTTCTGTTGAGCAACGGCAAGCTGTCTGGCGAAGCCGAACTGCTGGGGTACGCCAAAAGCCAACTGCTGGCGATGATTGCGCGCCGCGGCATTAAATCCGCCGTCTTTATCCCTTACGCGCTGATCCGTTACGACTACGATCGGCGTGCGCAGGAGCTGGCGCAAACATTGGGCATTGAAGTCACCAGCATCCACCACGCCGCTTCGCCCGCGGAGGCCATCGCGCAGGCGGAATGCATTTTGGTCAGCGGCGGCAATACCTGGTTGCTGAACCAGATGCTGCACGAGCAAGGCCTGATTGTGCCTATCCAGCGCGCGGTGCGCGAACGCGAAGTGCCTTACGTCGGCTGGAGTGCCGGTTGCAACGTGGCCACGCCGAGCATTCGCACCACCAACGATATGCCGGTGCGCTGCAGCGTGGTGCTGCCGGCGTTGGGGCTGTTCCCGGTGCAGATCAACCCGCATTACATCGATGCGCATATCAGCGGCCACATGGGCGAAACCCGTGACGAGCGCCTGGCGGAGTTCTGCGCGATCAACCCGAGCGAATCGGTAGTGGCGCTGCGTGAAGGCAGCCTGTTGCACGTTGAAGGCAACGAGCTGCGTTACTTCAGCGCCAACGGGCAGGGCTTCAAGGTGTTCCGCCACGGCGAAGAGACGCGCGAATATCAGGATACGCGCGCATTGGCCTCGCTGGTGCCGTTCCACTGCCGCTGAACGCCGCCCGGCAGCGGGCGGCGTTAACAAAATTGCAGCAACAACCGTGAAGAGGGCTTATAATGCCCTCCCCACTGGCCGCTATAATGATCAGCATGAAATACCGTGACTTACGCGATTTCCTCTCGTTGCTGGAGAAGAGAGGGGAACTAAAACGCATCAGCCAGCCGATCGATCCTTACCTGGAAATGACGGAGATTGCCGATCGCACCCTGCGGGCGGGCGGCCCGGCATTGCTGTTTGAAAACCCGAAAGGGTACGACATGCCGGTGCTGTGCAACCTGTTCGGCACCGCCAATCGCGTGGCGATGGGCATGGGGCAGGAAGACATCAGCGCGCTGCGCGAAGTCGGCAAACTGCTGGCGTTCCTCAAAGAACCGGAGCCGCCGAAAGGCTTCCGCGATCTGTTCGACAAAATGCCGAAGTTCAAGCAGGTGCTGAACATGCCGACCAAGGTGCTGGGTTCAGCGCCTTGTCAGGAGCAGGTATGGCAAGGCGATGATGTCGATCTCAGCCGTATTCCGGTGATGCACTGCTGGCCGGAAGACGCCGCGCCGCTGATCACCTGGGGGCTGACGGTGACCCGCGGCCCGCATAAGGAACGGCAAAACCTCGGCATCTACCGCCAGCAGGTGCTGGGCAAGAATAAAGTGATCATGCGCTGGCTGTCGCACCGTGGCGGCGCGCTGGATTACCAGGAGTGGTGCCAGGCGCATCCCGGCGAGCGTTTCCCGGTCGCCGTGGCGTTGGGCGCCGATCCCGCCACTATCCTCGGCGCGGTCACGCCGGTGCCGGATACCCTGTCTGAATACGCCTTTGCCGGGCTGCTGCGCGGCAATAAAACCGAAGTGGTCAAGTGCCTTTCCAACGATCTGGAAGTGCCCGCCAGTGCTGAAATCGTGCTGGAAGGCTATATCGAACCGGGTGAAATGGCGCCGGAAGGCCCGTACGGCGATCACACCGGCTACTACAATGAAATCGACCAGTTCCCGGTATTCACCGTCACCCACATCACCCAGCGCCGCAACGCGATCTACCACTCGACCTACACCGGCCGGCCGCCGGATGAGCCGGCGATCCTGGGCGTGGCGCTGAACGAAGTGTTCGTGCCGATCCTGCAAAAGCAGTTCCCGGAAATCGTTGATTTCTATCTGCCGCCGGAGGGATGCTCGTATCGCCTGGCGGTAGTGACCATGAAAAAACAGTACGCCGGCCACGCTAAACGCGTGATGATGGGCGTCTGGTCGTTCCTGCGGCAGTTTATGTACACCAAATTTGTTATCGTCTGTGATGATGACGTCAATGCGCGCGACTGGAACGACGTGATTTGGGCGATCACGACACGAATGGATCCGGCAAGGGATACCGTTCTGGTGGAGAATACGCCGATCGACTATCTGGACTTCGCCTCGCCGGTTTCCGGGCTGGGTTCGAAGATGGGGCTGGACGCCACCAATAAATGGCCGGGTGAAACCGATCGCGAATGGGGCCGTCCGATTCAGATGGATGAAAAGGTACGTGCGCGCGTCGACGAAATCTGGGATGAGCTCGCAATCTTCAGTGACAGGGAGCCGACGTTATAACGTCAGGCTCTGTTCTCAGCTTTGCATTGATGACCCGACAGAGGGAACGCATGACAATATTGAGCTGTAAAGTGACCTCGGTAGAGGCCATTACCGATACGGTTTATCGGGTACGTCTGGTGCCTGAACAGCCGTTTTCTTTCAAGGCAGGGCAATATCTGATGGTGGTGATGGACGAGCGCGACAAGCGTCCGTTCTCGCTGGCATCTACCCCGACGCAGCAAGATTATATCGAGCTGCATATCGGCGCTTCGGAACTGAATTTGTACGCCATGGCGGTGATGGATCGCATCCTGAAAGAGCAGGCGATCACCGTCGACATGCCGCACGGCGATGCCTGGCTGCGGGAAGAGGGCAGCCGTCCGCTGGTGCTGATCGCCGGTGGCACCGGTTTCTCTTATGCGCGTTCAATTCTGCTGACCGCGTTGGAGCAGCAGCCCGATCGCGACATTTCTATCTACTGGGGCGGGCGTGAGCTGAAGCACCTGTACGATCTGAGCGAGCTGGAAGCGCTGTCGTTGCAGCACCCGAACCTGAAGGTGATCCCGGTGGTCGAGCAGCCGGATGCCGAATGGCGCGGCCGCAGCGGCACCGTGCTCAGCGCGGTGCTGCAGGATTTCGGGACGCTGGCGGAGCATGACATCTATATCGCCGGGCGTTTCGAGATGGCGAAAATCGCCCGCGAGCGTTTCTGCGCCGAGCGCGGCGCGCAGGAAGCGCATATGTTCGGCGACGCGTTTTCGTTTATCTGACAGAAGCGATGCACAGTGAACGGGGTGGCCGAGGGTCGCCCCGTTTTTATTTGGGCGTCGGCAAATTTCAGGCATAAAAAACCCGCCCCTGACAGGCGGGAAGAACGGCAACTAAACTTGGCGGGATGCCGCGATTTGAAGTGGTGACGCGGTCATCCCAAGATAGACACAGCTAAACGCGTTCAAAGACGGTGGCGATACCCTGGCCCAGACCGATGCACATGGTCGCCAGGCCAAACTGCGCGTCGCGACGTTCCATGTTGTTCAACAAGGTGGTCGAGATGCGAGAGCCTGAACAACCCAGCGGGTGGCCGAGCGCGATGGCGCCGCCGTTCAGGTTGATCTTGTCGTCGAGGCTGTCCATCAGCCCCAGATCCTTGATGCACGGCAGCGACTGGGCGGCGAACGCTTCGTTCAGCTCGAACAGATCGATGTCCTGCACGCTCAGACCGGCACGTTTCAGCGCCAGCTTGCTGGCCGGCACCGGGCCGTAGCCCATGATGGAAGGATCGCAGCCGACGACCGCCATCGAGCGGATACGGGCGCGGGCCTTCAAACCGAGCGCTTTGGCGCGCGATTCGCTCATCAGCAGCATGGCGGAAGCGCCGTCCGACAGGGCGGAAGAACTGCCGGCGGTGACGGTGCCGTTGACCGGATCGAACGCCGGGCGCAGGGCCGACAGGCTTTCGACGGTGGTTTCCGGGCGAATGACTTCATCGAAGTCGAAACGGGTCAGCACGCCGTCGGCGTCGTGGCCGTTGGTCGGTACGATCTCGTTCTTAAAGTAACCCGCCAGCGTCGCTGCATGCGCGCGCTGGTGGGAGCGGGCGGCGAATTCATCCTGCATCTGGCGGCTGATGTTGTGCATCTTGGCCAGCATTTCGGCGGTCAGCCCCATCATCCCGGCGGCTTTGGCCACGCTGCGGCTCAGGCCCGGATGGAAATCCACGCCGTGGTTCATCGGCACATGGCCCATGTGTTCCACGCCGCCGATCAGGCTGACGTGCGCGTCGCCCACCATGATGGCGCGCGCCGCGTCATGCAGCGCCTGCATCGAAGAGCCGCACAGGCGGTTGACGGTCACCGCCGGCACGCGGTGCGGGATCTCGGCCAGCAGCGCGGCGTTGCGGGCGATGTTGAAGCCTTGCTCCAGCGTCTGCTGCACGCAGCCCCAGTAAATGTCATCGATCTCGGCGGCGTCCAGCGCCGGGTTGCGGCTCAGCACTTCGCGCATCAGGTGAGCGGAGAGATCTTCGGCGCGTACCTGGCGGAAGGCGCCACCCTTGGAGCGGCCCATCGGCGTGCGTACGGCATCAACAATAACTACGTTTTCCATCTTTATGACCTCATGCCGGTTGGCGGGTAGCGACGTCGGACAGCGGTGTCGCCACCGGGTAGTAGCTTTCATTGTGCTCGGCCTTGGCGCGCAGACCGGCCGGCACCTGATACAGCGCGCCGAGGTGTGCGTAACGCTGGGCCAGCTCAACGTAGTTGGCGGTGCCAAGCGTATCCAGGTAGCGGAACGCGCCGCCGTGGAACGGAGGGAAGCCGATGCCGTAGACCAGCGCCATATCGGCTTCCGCCGGGCTGGCGACGATCTTCTCTTCCAGGCAGCGAACCACCTCGTTGATCATCGGGATCATCATGCGCGCGATGATTTCTTCGTCGCTGATGGTCTGGCGCGGTTGGCTCACTTCGGCCAGCAGCGCATCGGTCTGTTCGTCGTTGTCCTTGCGCGGCTTGCCTTTGTTGTCCTGGCTGTAACGGTAGAAGCCCAGTTGGTTTTTCTGACCGAAGCGCTGGCTGTCGAACATCACGTCAATGGCGTCGCGGTAGTCTTTGCTCATGCGATCCGGGAAGCCGGCGGCCATCACCGCCTGCGCGTGGTGCGCGGTATCGATGCCCACGACGTCGAGCAGGTAGGCCGGGCCCATCGGCCAGCCGAACTGTTTCTCCATCACTTTATCGATCTGACGGAAGTCGGCGCCGTCGCGCAGCAGCAGGCTGAAACCGGCGAAATACGGGAACAGCACGCGGTTGACGAAGAAGCCCGGGCAGTCGTTCACCACGATCGGCGTTTTGCCCATGCGGCTGGCGTAGGCCACCACTTTGGCGATGGTGTCGTCGCTGGTCTGTTCGCCGCGGATGATCTCGACCAGCGGCATGCGGTGCACCGGGTTAAAGAAGTGCATGCCGCAGAAGTTTTGCGGGCGCTTCAGCGATTTTGCCAGGTGATTAATCGGAATGGTCGAGGTGTTCGACGCCAGAACAGTGTCTTCACCGATCAGGCCTTCCACTTCCGACAGCACGGCGGCTTTCACCTTCGGATTCTCCACCACCGCTTCGACGATCACCTGCGCGCGCTCGATGCCAGCGTAGTCCAGCGTCGGCTGAATGGTCGACAGCACCTGCGCCATTTTCAGGCCATCCAGCTTGCCGCGTTCCAGCTGCTTGTTGAGCAGCTTGGCCGCTTCGCTCATGCCCAGCGTCAGCGACTTGTCGCTGATGTCTTTCATGATCACCGGCACGCCTTTCAGCGCCGATTGGTAGGCGATGCCGCCGCCCATGATGCCGGCGCCCAGCACCGCCGCCTGTTTCGGCGCATCCACATTCTTGGCCAGCTTTTTCGCCTGGCCCTTCACGAACTGGTCGTTGAGGAAGATGCCGACCAGCGCGCGCGCTTCGTTGGAACGCGCCAACGGCACGAAGCTGGCGGTTTCCAGTTTCAGCGCTTCATCGCGGCCCAGCTTGGCGGCGGCTTCAATGGTCTTCACTGCGGTCATCGGCGCCGGGTAATGTTTGCCGGCGGTCTGCAGCACCATGCCTTTGGCGGTGGTGAAGCTCATCGCCGCTTCGATCGGGCTGAGTTTCAGCGGCTCCAGCTTCGGTTGACGCGCGGCGCGCCAGTCCAGTTTGCCGTCGATCGCCTGTTGCAGCATTTTGAGCGCCGCTTCGGCCAGTTTTTCCGGCGCCACTACCGCATCGACCAGGCCGACTTTCAACGCGTCTTTGGCGCTGACGTCTTTGCCGGCGGCGATGATTTCCAGCGCGCTGTCGTTACCCAGCAGGCGCGGCAGGCGGACGGAACCGCCGAAGCCCGGCATGATGCCCAATTTGGTTTCCGGCAGGCCGATACGCGCGTCCGGTGAGGCGACGCGGAAATCGGTCGCCAGAATGCATTCGCAACCGCCGCCGAGCGCATAGCCGTTAATGGCCGAAATGGTCGGCACCGGCAAATCTTCCAGCCGGTTAAAGACGTTGTTGGCGAACACCAGCCACTCTTGCAGCTTTTCGGCCGGCGCGGCGAACAGAGAAAGGAATTCGGTGATATCGGCGCCGACGATAAACGCGGCTTTGGTGGAGCGCAGCAACAGCCCCTTCAGCGCAGGCTGGTTTTCCAGCACGGTGAGCGCTTCGCCCAGGCTGGCGACGGTGCGGGTATCCAGCTTGTTGACCGAGCCTGGTGCATTGAACACCAGCTCGGCGATGCCGTTATCGAGCCAGTGCAGTTGTAATGTTTCGCCTTGGTAGAGCATGTCTATCTCCTGAATCAGCGTATGATCTGGTATGACCAGATGAAGAGGAGTGTGGTTTTTATGTTAATAATATGCAAATAAGAGATTGCATATTTGCTGGTCGGATCACATCTCACCAAGTTAGTGTTTTGATTTAGAACGAAGTTATATTTTATGTGCTATCGGCATTTGCTGGAGTTGGTCGGCCCTCATACACTTGCTCGCAGCGATTGATCATTCAGACGAGGTTACGCATGAATAAGGCGGCTTGTGTCAAACGCAGCGGCTTATGGAGCATTCCCGCCAGAACCATGACGCTGGCGTGTCTGTTGGTGTTCATGGCACAAATGGCGACGACCGTGTACCTGCCTTCGCTGCCGACGGTGATGCGGGAGTTGACGATGAGCCGGCGAGCCACCGAGTTGTCCATTTCAATCTTCGTCATCGGCGCTGCGTTGCCGGTGCTGTTCTGGGGCGCGGCGGCCGATCGCTTTGGCCGTCGAGCGCCGCTGACGCTTTCCCTGTTTCTCTTCATTGGCTGCAGCGGGCTGTTGGCGCTGTGCAGCAACGGTGCCGAGCTGCTGACCCTGCGCGCTCTGCAGGGCGTCGGCGCCGGCGGTGCGGCGATCATTGCGCGTATCATCGTGCGGGATAACTGGAGCGGTGATGAGCTGGCGCGCCGTCTGTCGGTGCTCTCCATCGCTTTCATCACCGCACTGGGCGGGGGGCAGTTTATCGGCGGCCTGCTCAGCCAATATTCGCACTGGCAGATGGGCTTCGTCTTGATGGCCGCCACCGGATTGACCGTTCTGGCGCTGATGGTGACGCTGCCGCTGGAAGCGGGGCGGGCACGTGGGCCACGTCCGGCGATGGCGGCCACCTACTTCGCCATCCTGCGGCGGCCGGGGTTCTTTTGGCCGGCCTGCGTTGGCGGGCTGGGCTTCGCCACCACGGTGACGTTGCAGGAGGTGAGCCCGTTCGTCATGCAGCAAGGTTTTGGTCTCAACGTCACGGCGTTCGGCGCGCTGGGATTGGTGATCGGCATCGCCTACTTTAGCGGCGCGTTGACGGTGAACCGCACGGTGGCGCGTGTCGGCGGGAAAAAGCTGATGCAAACCGGCAGCGGCATCGTGGCTCTGGCGACGGCAGCGATCCTGCTGCTGTGGTGGAGCGGCATCCTGGCCGGCCTTTCCGGCATGGTGGTGTTCATCGCGCTGTATTGCCTGACTATTTTTGGCCAGGCGGTGCTGTTTCCCAACAGCATGGCGATGGCGGTCAGCGACGCCAAAGAGTACGGCGCCTATGCGATGGCGCTGTGCGGTTTTCTGCAGCAGTGTCTGGCGGGCGTCGCCGCAGCCGGCGCGGTGTTGTTGGAGCACCATGGCCTGTGGGCGCTGGCGATAGCGCTGCTCGGCCTGGCCGGCTGGCTGATGGTTAAACTGCGGATGTAACGGCATTTGCAGGGAATTGCGAGCTGCTCCGCATGCCCAACGCGATGAGGTTGGTGCGCCGGAGCGCTGTGTTAAGATGGCTTCTTTCGTGCTAAGGCATAAGGGTATTGTGATGGAAACGCTGGCTTCTTTGTATAACGACCACCTGGCAGAGCTGCAAAAACGCGCGCGCGAAGTGCTTGAGCGCAACAAGTTGGATGCGCTGCTGATTCACTCCGGGGAACTGCAAAAGGTATTTTTGGACGACCATAGCTATCCGTTCAAAGTGAATGCGCATTTCAAAGCCTGGGTGCCGGTGACGTCGGTGCCGAACTGCTGGTTGTGGATCGACGGCGTCAATAAGCCGAAGCTGTGGTTCTACTCTCCGGTTGACTATTGGCATAGCGTAGAGCCGCTGCCGAACAGTTTCTGGACCAAATCCCTTGAATTGATGCCGCTGGCCAACGCTGACGCTATTGCGCAGCAGCTTCCGCCTCAGCGTGAGCGCGTCGGCTATATCGGTTATGCGCAACAGCGCGCCCGCGATCTCGGCATCCCTTCTGAGAACATCAATCCGAAAGCGGTGTTGAACTACCTGGATTTCCACCGTTCGATCAAAACCGGTTACGAGCTGGCCTGCATGCGCGAAGCGCAGAAGACGGCGGTAACCGGCCATCGCGCGGCGCATGAGGCCTTCCTCTCCGGCATGAGCGAGTTCGACATCAACCTGGCCTACCTGACGGCGACTGGCCACCGCGATACCGACGTGCCTTACGACAACATCGTGGCGCTGAACGAACACGCTTCGGTGCTGCACTACACCAAACTGGATCACCAGCCGCCGGCCGAGTCACTGAGTTTCCTGATCGACGCCGGTGCGGAATATAACGGCTACGCCGCCGATCTGACCCGCACCTATGCAGCGCAAAGCGGCAGCGAGTTCGCCCACCTGGTGAAAGATCTCAATAGTGAACAACTGGCGTTGATCGACACCATCAAGACCGGCGTGCGCTATACCGACTATCATGTGCAGATGCACCAGCGCATCGCCAAACTGCTCAAGAATCACAAGCTGGTGAACGGCCTTAGCGAAGAGGCGATGGTTGAAACGGGCATCACCACGCCGTTCCTGCCGCACGGGTTGGGTCACCCGCTGGGCCTGCAGGTGCACGACGCCGCCGGCTTTATGCAGGATGAGCAAGGCACCCATCTGGCGGCGCCGTCCAAGTATCCGTTCCTGCGGTGTACCCGCGTGTTGCAGCCGGGCATGGTGTTGACCATCGAACCGGGTCTGTACTTTATCGACTCTCTGTTGGCGCCGTGGCGCAGCGGTGAGTTCAAGCAGCACTTCGCCTGGGATCGCATCGATGCGCTGAAGCCGTATGGCGGCATCCGTATCGAAGACAACATCGTGATCCACGAAAAGCGCATCGAGAACATGACGCGCGATCTGAACCTGGCCTGATGCGGCCGTACCCGATACCGGCGGAAGCAACCTGCTTTACCGAAGAGATAAAGAAGAGCCGTTTTATCACCCTGCTGGCGCCGACCAGCGGGGTAGAAGCGGCAAAGGCGTTTATTCAGCAGGTACGGGATGAGCACCCGGCGGCGCGGCACCACTGCTGGGCCTTCGTCGCCGGTAGTCCCGATGACTCGCAGCAGTTGGGGTTCTCCGACGACGGCGAACCGTCGGGCACCGCCGGCAAACCGATCCTCGCGCAGCTGATGGGCAGCGGTATCGGCGAAGTGACCGCCGTGGTTGTCCGTTACTACGGCGGCGTCAAATTAGGTACCGGCGGGCTGGTGAAAGCCTATGGCAACGGCGTTCAACAGGCGTTGAAGCAGTTGGCATTGGTACAAAAGGTGCCGGAAGCCGAATATATCTTGCAGTGCGACTATGCGCAGTTGGCGTTGGTGGAGAACTTGCTGCAGCAAACCGCAGGTCGGATCCTGCAGGGCGAATACGGCGCCGCCGTCGTGCTGCATCTGGCGTTGCCGGCCACCGAGGTCGATCTGTTTGGGAATAAATTGCGTGATCTCAGTCGCGGTAATTTGCAATTAACCCCCATTTCGCAATAATTCCTCCCAATTGAATTGCTAAGGATCGTGCTGAAATGCATTTTCGCGCCATAACCCGTATCGTTGGTCTGCTGGTCATCCTGTTC is part of the Serratia surfactantfaciens genome and encodes:
- the fre gene encoding NAD(P)H-flavin reductase, which codes for MTILSCKVTSVEAITDTVYRVRLVPEQPFSFKAGQYLMVVMDERDKRPFSLASTPTQQDYIELHIGASELNLYAMAVMDRILKEQAITVDMPHGDAWLREEGSRPLVLIAGGTGFSYARSILLTALEQQPDRDISIYWGGRELKHLYDLSELEALSLQHPNLKVIPVVEQPDAEWRGRSGTVLSAVLQDFGTLAEHDIYIAGRFEMAKIARERFCAERGAQEAHMFGDAFSFI
- the ubiD gene encoding 4-hydroxy-3-polyprenylbenzoate decarboxylase, giving the protein MPSPLAAIMISMKYRDLRDFLSLLEKRGELKRISQPIDPYLEMTEIADRTLRAGGPALLFENPKGYDMPVLCNLFGTANRVAMGMGQEDISALREVGKLLAFLKEPEPPKGFRDLFDKMPKFKQVLNMPTKVLGSAPCQEQVWQGDDVDLSRIPVMHCWPEDAAPLITWGLTVTRGPHKERQNLGIYRQQVLGKNKVIMRWLSHRGGALDYQEWCQAHPGERFPVAVALGADPATILGAVTPVPDTLSEYAFAGLLRGNKTEVVKCLSNDLEVPASAEIVLEGYIEPGEMAPEGPYGDHTGYYNEIDQFPVFTVTHITQRRNAIYHSTYTGRPPDEPAILGVALNEVFVPILQKQFPEIVDFYLPPEGCSYRLAVVTMKKQYAGHAKRVMMGVWSFLRQFMYTKFVIVCDDDVNARDWNDVIWAITTRMDPARDTVLVENTPIDYLDFASPVSGLGSKMGLDATNKWPGETDREWGRPIQMDEKVRARVDEIWDELAIFSDREPTL
- the pepQ gene encoding Xaa-Pro dipeptidase is translated as METLASLYNDHLAELQKRAREVLERNKLDALLIHSGELQKVFLDDHSYPFKVNAHFKAWVPVTSVPNCWLWIDGVNKPKLWFYSPVDYWHSVEPLPNSFWTKSLELMPLANADAIAQQLPPQRERVGYIGYAQQRARDLGIPSENINPKAVLNYLDFHRSIKTGYELACMREAQKTAVTGHRAAHEAFLSGMSEFDINLAYLTATGHRDTDVPYDNIVALNEHASVLHYTKLDHQPPAESLSFLIDAGAEYNGYAADLTRTYAAQSGSEFAHLVKDLNSEQLALIDTIKTGVRYTDYHVQMHQRIAKLLKNHKLVNGLSEEAMVETGITTPFLPHGLGHPLGLQVHDAAGFMQDEQGTHLAAPSKYPFLRCTRVLQPGMVLTIEPGLYFIDSLLAPWRSGEFKQHFAWDRIDALKPYGGIRIEDNIVIHEKRIENMTRDLNLA
- the pepE gene encoding dipeptidase PepE, which encodes MELFLLSNGKLSGEAELLGYAKSQLLAMIARRGIKSAVFIPYALIRYDYDRRAQELAQTLGIEVTSIHHAASPAEAIAQAECILVSGGNTWLLNQMLHEQGLIVPIQRAVREREVPYVGWSAGCNVATPSIRTTNDMPVRCSVVLPALGLFPVQINPHYIDAHISGHMGETRDERLAEFCAINPSESVVALREGSLLHVEGNELRYFSANGQGFKVFRHGEETREYQDTRALASLVPFHCR
- a CDS encoding MFS transporter, yielding MNKAACVKRSGLWSIPARTMTLACLLVFMAQMATTVYLPSLPTVMRELTMSRRATELSISIFVIGAALPVLFWGAAADRFGRRAPLTLSLFLFIGCSGLLALCSNGAELLTLRALQGVGAGGAAIIARIIVRDNWSGDELARRLSVLSIAFITALGGGQFIGGLLSQYSHWQMGFVLMAATGLTVLALMVTLPLEAGRARGPRPAMAATYFAILRRPGFFWPACVGGLGFATTVTLQEVSPFVMQQGFGLNVTAFGALGLVIGIAYFSGALTVNRTVARVGGKKLMQTGSGIVALATAAILLLWWSGILAGLSGMVVFIALYCLTIFGQAVLFPNSMAMAVSDAKEYGAYAMALCGFLQQCLAGVAAAGAVLLEHHGLWALAIALLGLAGWLMVKLRM
- the fadB gene encoding fatty acid oxidation complex subunit alpha FadB gives rise to the protein MLYQGETLQLHWLDNGIAELVFNAPGSVNKLDTRTVASLGEALTVLENQPALKGLLLRSTKAAFIVGADITEFLSLFAAPAEKLQEWLVFANNVFNRLEDLPVPTISAINGYALGGGCECILATDFRVASPDARIGLPETKLGIMPGFGGSVRLPRLLGNDSALEIIAAGKDVSAKDALKVGLVDAVVAPEKLAEAALKMLQQAIDGKLDWRAARQPKLEPLKLSPIEAAMSFTTAKGMVLQTAGKHYPAPMTAVKTIEAAAKLGRDEALKLETASFVPLARSNEARALVGIFLNDQFVKGQAKKLAKNVDAPKQAAVLGAGIMGGGIAYQSALKGVPVIMKDISDKSLTLGMSEAAKLLNKQLERGKLDGLKMAQVLSTIQPTLDYAGIERAQVIVEAVVENPKVKAAVLSEVEGLIGEDTVLASNTSTIPINHLAKSLKRPQNFCGMHFFNPVHRMPLVEIIRGEQTSDDTIAKVVAYASRMGKTPIVVNDCPGFFVNRVLFPYFAGFSLLLRDGADFRQIDKVMEKQFGWPMGPAYLLDVVGIDTAHHAQAVMAAGFPDRMSKDYRDAIDVMFDSQRFGQKNQLGFYRYSQDNKGKPRKDNDEQTDALLAEVSQPRQTISDEEIIARMMIPMINEVVRCLEEKIVASPAEADMALVYGIGFPPFHGGAFRYLDTLGTANYVELAQRYAHLGALYQVPAGLRAKAEHNESYYPVATPLSDVATRQPA
- the rfaH gene encoding transcription/translation regulatory transformer protein RfaH; the protein is MESWYLLYCKRGQLLRAQEHLERQQVNCLSPIITLEKIVRGKRIAVSEPLFPNYLFVEFDPERIHTTTISATRGVSHFVRFGALPSVIPSKVIDELRTHASEAYVDPETPQPGDTVLIVDGVFEGLQAIYTEPDGEARSMLLLNLINKQVSQSIDNRQFQKM
- the hemB gene encoding porphobilinogen synthase, with product MSYAFPGTFPGRRMRRVRRHDFSRRLVAENQLTVNDLIYPVFVMEGSNRQEEVASMPGVSRMTIDLLVKEAEAIAKLGVPVISLFPVIEPGLKSLHAEEAYNPEGLVQRTVRALKDAVPELGILTDVALDPYTTHGQDGVIDEQGYVINDVTKDILVRQALSHAEAGAEIVAPSDMMDGRIGAIRDRLELQGLVNTQIMAYSAKYASCYYGPFRDALGSSGNLKGGNKKTYQMDPANSDEALQEIAQDLQEGADMVMVKPGMPYLDVVRRVKDTFGVPTFAYQVSGEYAMHMAAIQNGWLQEQPAVMESLMCFKRAGADGVLTYFAKRVAQWLHEEALRR
- a CDS encoding IMPACT family protein, with the protein product MRPYPIPAEATCFTEEIKKSRFITLLAPTSGVEAAKAFIQQVRDEHPAARHHCWAFVAGSPDDSQQLGFSDDGEPSGTAGKPILAQLMGSGIGEVTAVVVRYYGGVKLGTGGLVKAYGNGVQQALKQLALVQKVPEAEYILQCDYAQLALVENLLQQTAGRILQGEYGAAVVLHLALPATEVDLFGNKLRDLSRGNLQLTPISQ
- the fadA gene encoding acetyl-CoA C-acyltransferase FadA — protein: MENVVIVDAVRTPMGRSKGGAFRQVRAEDLSAHLMREVLSRNPALDAAEIDDIYWGCVQQTLEQGFNIARNAALLAEIPHRVPAVTVNRLCGSSMQALHDAARAIMVGDAHVSLIGGVEHMGHVPMNHGVDFHPGLSRSVAKAAGMMGLTAEMLAKMHNISRQMQDEFAARSHQRAHAATLAGYFKNEIVPTNGHDADGVLTRFDFDEVIRPETTVESLSALRPAFDPVNGTVTAGSSSALSDGASAMLLMSESRAKALGLKARARIRSMAVVGCDPSIMGYGPVPASKLALKRAGLSVQDIDLFELNEAFAAQSLPCIKDLGLMDSLDDKINLNGGAIALGHPLGCSGSRISTTLLNNMERRDAQFGLATMCIGLGQGIATVFERV